Within Xiphias gladius isolate SHS-SW01 ecotype Sanya breed wild chromosome 14, ASM1685928v1, whole genome shotgun sequence, the genomic segment TACTAAAGtagaaattattttctcagtgagGGCTGCAGAGTTCTGGCTTACATGGGAACTGCCATTTTTCTGGCTTCAAAAATTGGATTACTCCTCTTAACCATGCCGATTTCTATGAGTGAAATAATACAGAATAGTGGATAAACTATAAATGCAAAAGATTCTTTTCACTAataaaaagttaacaaaatTATGTGTTTGTGGAATTACCCTGACTGTGACACTCTTTGGTAGTGTGCTTACTGTAAATATGTGGGTGGCTCTAAAACTGATCCCACAGCAGGTTGAGAATATCCCTGTATTTAAAGGCAAAGTAGCCTGAAATGATTGCTTATCTCGGCATCAGACGTCAAATGTAATTGTCATAGACTTTAGTTAAACAACACTTACAGTGTTGTCCGACTAAAatgggtttttgttttatgcttgATTCAGCTGGGAAGTTTATTACAGCACAGTTCAACACCACTTAGGGTCTTAAAAAACAACCCCAGCAAATAGCTTGGAAGCAGCCACAGCAGGGTTTTTTAATCTCCACATGAGGTAGTGATTATTGTATTGTAAAAttctagattaaaaaaaaaaaaaaaaaaaaaatcgagttGCTAGTGGAAATTATGTACTAAGGGCAATAAATACTTATTGGTTCTTACTTGTTGTGGGGGAGGCGGGAACAGATGGCTCTCAGATCCTCTGTAGAGACAAAATGACACGTAGTACGCACTCAAAAACCACAGCATTATGATACAATCCAAACAAGCAATCTAACCAATGAGTTACAATCAGTTACTTATTTAACCATTGCTTTCAGCTGAAATCTGTAACGTTTCACACATTGCACTGtgccctctcctctctctaccTTCCAATCCGCTACCTCTgtacctgcttttttttttttttctatccgCCCTCTTACCTCTCGAGCAGAGCAGGGCTCCATTGGCCATGGCCACCTGCAGGGCCTGCGCCAGCCGGTCCAGGGTCAGCTGGGACAATGCCTGTGTGTCTGCGGATGatgtgtgtgaatttttgtCAGCCTGGTCCAACAGTCTGGAAAGGTCCGAGGTCAGTGCAGCCAAGGACTCCATCTGGAGCAGCGCCAGGCGACCGAAAAGCCCCTTCTCATTTAGTATATTTGGCAGGAGCATGAAGACCTAAGCAGAGCAGGAGACAATGGGAGGGGAAAATGGTTTGATGACCTTCATTGTGTATGTTTAGTATACTgaaatatatatgtactgtatactgtacaacCATTTACATAAGAACACACACCTGTAAAACACTTAGATGAAGTGCAGAGAAAATAGGCCCCGCCTCTGGCTCATTCTCAGTGCTGCCATTGGTCAGTGCCTGCTTCTTGTCCCTCCTGTAGGCCAGCGGTGCTTTGACGCACCAACGCACCAACCCCCCCAATGGTGTGACATCAAGTGAGCTGATCGGCTGGCTGCCAGTGAGGGGTGTATTCAGGAAGGTGATTAGGACCAGACGAGGGTCATCTTGGATCCACGACACAATCATCTGGAGGAGTTCTAATGGAGGGGTGAGctcctctacacacacacagatacaaacaaaagttaaaaatgacaaaagggaAGCAAAGACTTATGGGATAGCATTTGGAGTTACTCGCATTTTtagcaattttaaaaacaagatgtTGACAATGCATTACTTCTGCccacattcaattttttttacaaaggtCAAACCCCATTTCATGGACGTCCCGGTTTCTTAgatgtttttgtacttttgtgttATCCCACCAAAGTACCTGAAGTGAGGTCATAGAGGGTGGTGACAGCAGTGATGAACTGGCAGCAGAAGCGTGGGCTGGTGCTGTGGATGTTCTGAAGGGTGGGTACTGAGCCTGGCACCATACTACAGTAGTCGTCGACCAGCACCTGCGCCAGACGTACGCAGTACACACGGTGGGTTCTctgcaggacacaaacacagccagagGCTTATGTTTATTACACAAACATCCAAAACACGGAGAACAGCGAATagaatagaaatataaaaaaagcacagaaaaaacacacaaacgcacatttATTTCAAGTATGTACCTATTCGTGTTTTCATTCTCACCTGTAGCCAGGTTGCAGCGCATTCCAAGATAGGAATCCTGCCCACAGCGATTGCCATTGAGACCAACTTGCCCAACAGTGCCATGCGGCTTTCGTCTGCCTGGTTGCCTTGGAGACTGAAGAGGGCGGAGAACATAAGCTGACGGACAGTGTCACGACTCTGctcctgaaaacagctgcacatGATCTCCAACAGCTGGAGCTCCTGGAGAGCAGTCATCCtctgaaggaaaacacacacaagcacaattTATTGGCTGTCAACATTTGTCTGTCCTTGTGATTTTGCGCACACGCATGTCAGGGTCATGCCTTACCCTGCCAGGGGTGTTTCTGTCCTTGGGTGCATGCAGAATGAACTCCTCGACCAGCTCCAGGGTTTTGGAGTCGACCTGAGGAGGCTGCCTCCCGGACTGCACCAGGTTACAGATGTAGATGTCCAGGTGGTACAGCAGCTCCTTGGCTGCACTCAGCACATCCCGAGGCAGCAACGACTGACGAATGTCACCCATTACCTCCTGACAGAGACCCATACCAAATTtgacaaactgtaaaaatcTTAATTACAAGTAAAGTGTACTGTTGAAAGGTCCAGGGTGGCTTGTTTTCCACTAGGTGACTATACAAAATGTAATTCACGAGattactgtttttaatatttaaattatgcAACAGGAGCGTGTAATGACGTTGCAGACTTGGCTTTACAATCTCTTGAAATAACTTGTCGGAGATTTGTCTTAAACGctacagagtaaaaaaaaaacaataaacaaaatacacctAGCTATAACGTAACAATGTACTGACCCTCAGTTTATGTTACACAGAAGAAGAACAACTGTACAAATGTGCACAGATACAAGAAGATTAGTtacaaactgatttttttttttacttaaaatttgTAAATGTCAGACTTACATAGTGTAGGTTCATGGCTATAACTCAACATTATACAAGTGGACCACAAGCTCCACAGCGAGTCGGTCCCCTCCATCCTGCTACAGCTAGTGTTAGCAAGTTTAgcaaaaaacactgttttctaTTCCGCAAAAAATCTCGCGTGTATTAATTTTCGTATGAGCCTTctctaaataaaacatgatattCAGTCGAACCCTTACCTGTGCAAACCTTCTTAATTTACTTAATAAATTAGCCTACGATGACACTGGTGAACGATCTGAAGAAGACAACGGAACCGCTTCCTGTGACTATGGAAGCCTGCAAGGGACAAAACTGCTATTGACTTCTCAGCGTATTCAATCCATGTGCTGGTTAATAAATAAAGACTGCTAGAATCATTGATAGTGTGCGCTTCACAATAcgataatatatatatatatatatattatatatatatatatatatatattttttttttttttttttttccccaaatctgAGACACCACTCTACAAAGAATTACAGAAtagaataacaaaataaaagaaaactattatatattcattttttatctgCCTACATTTACATTGGAGTTACTGATATTTTTCATATGCAAAACAAGTTTTTTACTATAACTTTATCTCAGAATACTCGCAGTATGTATACTAACACTGAGAATATGTAATGCTGAATATGTGGCCAGCAGTGCCGGGTGGCCATAGCGAACTTGACTTTTACGTGGTGTCACTTACATTTCGTTTTATATCCCATTGAGGTTTCAGTTGCCTTTTCAATGGGGTTTATAAATGACAGATTACAAAGACTTAAAgacaagctgctgtttttcGCCTCTGTACGGAAACTCTATAACATGCTGAAAATTCACTTTGGCACACGGTAATCCTTTCTAATCTACACAGGGGCGCGCCCGCCGGGCAACCGGGcctgatggaagaaaaaaaaaaaaaaagaaaaaaagcaaactgagCACTCTCTGCCGCGCGCTCCCGTCAGTACTCCGGTCTTGCACTTTTACCGTCCCGTCGAGTGATCCCAAGCAGCCTGCAAGATGACCATCAACACCCTGGCCAAGGGAGGCTGGCACCGGGAGCAGATGGCATGCTTTCGAAAGGTAAGATTATAAGGTCCTGTCTCTGTGGGTTTGTATTTATAATCTGACATCATGAACTGCAGATGTAACCCCGTAGGGCTCcggacacatacagtacatttacacgTGTACCAGTATGAAAACAGGTAATGAAACGTTggaacattttacaaaacacattgtttttctgaatttaggagttatgtgcgtgtgtgttttgactgtgtgcgtgtgttcctCTGACAGATGGAGAAGGTGATTGTGGCCATGCAGGACCCTGACATGGGCATGAAGATGAGAAACCAGAGGCTCCTTATCACTGTCATCCCGCATGCCATGACAggtgtgtacgtgcgtgtgtgtgtgtgtgtgtgtcagtgtgtcccTTTATGTCAGTGTGCAttagcatctgtgtgtgtatgtgtggacaTTCACATTGCAGCTTGTGTTCGTCCCAGCGGCCATGCATAATGCAGCAGTGAATTTTGGAGAATACCGTGTGCCTTGCGGAGTAGAGGGAGAAAGTTTGtcctcttttcctgtctcctttctctctgtttctttgtctgcaGGTCGTGATGTAACTGACTGGTTGATccagaaatacagtatctgcGAGGAGGGTAAGTAACTGTACTGACGCCTACATTGTGTTTGTGATAAAGGATTTGGAAGGATCTGCTGTGACTCTCCGGTTCAGTGTGACTGATTTGTTTTGTGCCGTTGCTAGTGTGTTGCCAGGATATGGTGTTTTCTCTCAAGCtgatatgacacacacacacacagtgtgtgtgtgtgtgtgttgtggcgGCCGCTGTTTCCAGTAAACAGGAACGGGGTGAACCCCAGAGGATCCAAGTTTGATTAACCCACCTGATGATCTGGCTTTGATTAATGTCCCTGTGGAGGTCTTCACCtcaggagaaaggagaaaaaagtagAGTCAGTCAGCAAAAGAGAAAGCCGATCACAATGCAccttttttacagcttttttagTAGCTGTCAGTCACAAAAGTCAGGCTCTTCAACAAACGAACAGAGACTGAAGATTGATGACGCATTTCGTCACTGGAACAAAGCCTTCATTTGAGAGAGATTGCTGACAGTGTGCTGCAGTGTGTTGGAAAACGAATGACAAATTAGACCAACAGCATTTCATAATCATTTTATTCCTTGTGGctgattaatattatttattttccacactCAGTTTGCTCAATTTTGATGGCTCTATCAGTCTAATCAAACATGATACaaggataaataaaaacctgggtaatatgtttattatattttctaacTTAGTATAGCTTGTCATTAACCACAAATGATGATGTCTATGAATATACCTGAAAAGGATTTATGGTTGCTTTAAAAGTGTGTAACCTTTGCAATAAAGCTTTGTGAACTACTGTATGCGTACAGCCCTGACAATTACCTAAAGAAACGTCAACTGTGAGAGTGTCCGTTGATTTGGTTTGggacttcttcttcttctgtggcgTTTAACAGAGGCTCTGCATCTCGGTGACATGCTGGTGAGATACGGTTATATTTACCCTCTCAAGGAGCCGAGGTCTCTTGCGTTACGAGCTGATGAGTCGCCCTACCGCTTCCAGGTCAGGTGATCATCCTTCATGCTGTAGGCTCTTTCTAcctgcttggaaaaaaaaaacacccctcCTCCATCTACCTTTGGCTAAACTGTCACCTTCTCTCTATCACTGTCTATCaccctctctcccactctctcatCATTAGCCCACTTCCAAATCCCCCATCCACCTGCCACTCTCTGCTGCTACTTTTTCATCACCCACTTCAACATCGATCTCTAccagaaattttaaaatgtcgCTTGTTTTTCTCAGACTCCTTACTTCTGGACTAGTACCCGATGGCCTGCCTCAGAACTGGACTATGGTAAGGCAAAAGTAAACTGAGGGTGTACGACAGGATCTAAGGGGTGGGAAAACAACCAtataacaaaacaacacacaaccaAATCTGCTACCCTTAATTTTAAGCAAGAAACCATAACTTCTCCTTATAAGTATTTACAGGTACTTTAAGCAAAACAAATGATGCAGCTCAGGGCTCAAAAATCTTAACgtttgttgtcatttctttctgtgctgattttgttttgcttcctaTATCCCATCAGCAATTTATTTGGCTAAAAAGAACATAAGAAAACAAGGAGAACTCATGGAATATGAAAAGGtgaggaaagtgtgtgtgtgtgtgtgtctgcctatGTAAGGAAAAGaagggaatgtgtgtgtgttatgaatTATGCAGTAGTCAGTGTGTGGTAACAGGCGCATCTCATCatgcctctttcttttttaggaGAGGTACAGTCTGTTGCACAAGAGAATCAACCACACCTGGGACTTTGTGGTGATGCAAGCAAGAGAACAACTCAGGTACATTCAGATGCACCCACCCACCTCCAcccacacccccaccctccACACAGACGCAGGCAAGCACAAACCCTACGGTGTGATTTATGTTCAGAGCGTCCAAACAGAGGCGGAAGGCGGACCGCATTGTTCTAGAATGTCAGGAGCAGGCGTACTGGCTCATCAACAGATCCCCGGTACGTTCCCTGTTACTGCACTGCtccactgtactgtacaataCTGTCAT encodes:
- the c14h7orf26 gene encoding uncharacterized protein C7orf26 homolog encodes the protein MGDIRQSLLPRDVLSAAKELLYHLDIYICNLVQSGRQPPQVDSKTLELVEEFILHAPKDRNTPGRRMTALQELQLLEIMCSCFQEQSRDTVRQLMFSALFSLQGNQADESRMALLGKLVSMAIAVGRIPILECAATWLQRTHRVYCVRLAQVLVDDYCSMVPGSVPTLQNIHSTSPRFCCQFITAVTTLYDLTSEELTPPLELLQMIVSWIQDDPRLVLITFLNTPLTGSQPISSLDVTPLGGLVRWCVKAPLAYRRDKKQALTNGSTENEPEAGPIFSALHLSVLQVFMLLPNILNEKGLFGRLALLQMESLAALTSDLSRLLDQADKNSHTSSADTQALSQLTLDRLAQALQVAMANGALLCSREDLRAICSRLPHNNLLQLVLSGPVMYYNNIHTPPLAFSPHAAHSPIASHPAHNPHTPLAAHSSAHPQYTGQPFMTGMPFPFRPSH